AAACAAGGAAGAATAATTACTAATTTTGAAGCTACCCATAATATTATATATGCCGATAAAATTCACATGACAAACATGGTATATAATTTGCTTGACAATGCAAATAAATATTCTTTTGAAAAACCCATGATTTTTATTACAACAAAAGATATTGAAAACGGAATAAAAATTGTTTTTGAAGATAACGGAATAGGAATAAGAAAAGCGGCACAAGGGAAAATTTTTGATAAACTATACAGGGTTTCTACCGGAAATATTCATAATGTAAAGGGATACGGCTTGGGACTTAATTATGTTAAAGCAATTGTAGAAAAACATAACGGCAAAATTGAAGTGGAAAGCGAATTTAATAAAGGAAGTAAATTTATAATATTTTTAACTAATAATAAATCAGATGAAAGAAAATAATTATAAAATATTGTTAGCAGAAGACGATACAAATCTCGGCAATTTGCTAAGAGAATACCTTGATGCAAAAGGATTTAAAACCACGCTTTGCGTTAACGGCGATGAAGCATTTGTTAAATATAAAAAAGAATCTTTTGACTTATGCCTTCTGGATATTATGATGCCTATTAAAGACGGGTTCACGCTTGCAAAAGAAATCAGAAGAACCGATAAAAGAATTCCGATAATTTTTCTGACTGCAAAATCAATGAAGCAGGATGCAATTGAAGGATTTCAGCTTGGTGCAGATGACTACATTACCAAGCCATTCAGCATGGAAGAACTTCAGCTTAGAATACAAGCAGTTTTAAAACGAAGTTATCCGTTCGAAGAAAAAATAATTCCAAAAAATATTTATGATATAGGAAAATATAATTTCAATTACAATACACAAATACTCAAAGCCGATGAAACCCAGATGAAATTGACATCAAAAGAATCGGAACTTCTGAAGCTTCTTTGCGATAACATGAATCAGGTTGTTGAACGTAATTATGCACTCAACATGGTTTGGGGAAACGACAGCTATTTTAATGCACGCAGCATGGATGTTTATATTGCAAAGCTTCGCAAATACCTTAGAGAAGACAACACAGTTGAATTAATGAATATTCACGGCAAAGGATTTAAATTAATTAGAGTTTGTCCATAATGTCCGATTTCGAGGCTTTATGGACAGAAACTAATTAACAAATACCAAATAAATCTCTAATACCAAACATACATTATTTTCAAATAAAATTTTATTTAATTAAAGATATTTTATTTGTGAAGTGTTGGTTGCCTGTTGTAATATTTACAGAATACAAACCGGATTGTTTATTAATCATGTCAAGTTGATACGTTCCTCCTGAAGCTATATTTATTTCTTCATTCAAAACCATATTTCCAAGCATATCATAAACTTCAATTATTGATTTTCCGGTAATAGTACCGTTAAACCTAACATTATAAATTCCATTTGAAGGATTAGGAAAAACATCAACAGAATACACTGAAGTTTTTGCCTGTTCTAGAATCTGGGAAATTATAGAATTATCCCATTTATAAATTCCACCTTCATAAGGACCATTATTATATCCACCTGCCCAGCCGGTATTTATATCATAAAATTTAACACATGTATATTGAACGCTGCCTGTATCAATATTTATAAAAGAAGCACCGTCATCAGCACTATAAGACGAACCGATATGTGCACCTGCTGTATTATCAGAGCTTGTACTTACCCATGTACTTGCAGTTCCGGGAACGTAATCAATATTATTTTTTGTGAACGCTCCGGTTGGCGAAAGTGCAGCCCAGGTTGCTCCACCGTTAGTTGTTTTATTTAATGCATATGGATTTCCATTAGCATCAGGGTATTGTATAGCTATTCCCTTGTTTGCGTCTTTGAATAAAGGACAAATACTTGCTACAAGTCCTGTATTTGCAACCGACCAATTTAATCCTTTATTAGTTGATTTATAAACCCTGCCAAGTGTAGTGCCAAACCAGATAGTATTCCCAGCAACATCATAATAACCTTCTAAAGCTGCCTCTCCTGATGAAGGGGCAGGAATAACAGAGGTTGAGGTTGAAACTTGTGTCCAGTTTGTTCCTCCGTTAGTTGTCGTATAAATCATGTATGCATTAGGAGTTGTTGTTGGGTCACCAACGCTGACTCCATCGGTTGCATTAAAGAAATATGTGAAGTCAGCCCAGCTTCCTGTAAAAGGCGCAGTAGTTTGTTTTGCCCAGTTTGCTCCGCCATCAGTTGTTTTGAGGATATATCCGCCTGTTGCTGAGCCAGGATTTATTGTTGCCCATGCAATCTGTCCGTTTATTGCATAAATGTTTGCAAGACCAAAGCCGTCCGGAAATGATGAAGATGGTATTGTTCCGGTTGTCCATGTAGTACCTCCATCAGTAGTTTTCATATAATCATAACAAGGAGCAGTTGCATCAACTCCGTTAAACATCGTTACCCATATTGTTTGCGGGTCTACTATGCTTATATACTTAGCACCTCTTGTAAAAGTAAATCCCGAAGTTTGCTTAATCCATGCTGAAGGTGTTCCGCCAACATTTATAAGCGCATATTTAACATCATTTCCCGTTACATTACTTACCATAAGTGTGACTAATTTTTTTCCGTTTGTTGCAAAAGTAATTCCGACAGGACTTTGTGAATTTGATGTTGCAGGATTACCTCCTTCAAATGTCCATGTCCATCCGGTAGGTGCATTTGTTGACTGGTCGGTAAAATTAACAGAACCGCCTGCAACAGGAGTATAAGATGATGCTTTAAAATTTGCTATAGGTGCGTTATTTTTGGGTTTTATTCTTATTATTATTGAATTGTCAGAATTAAAATTATAACTGTTGGGATTCAAACCGCCTATTAAGAAATAGCCGTCTGAAGAACTCGACCATCCCCAGTTAAACCAGAATGCATCGTCATTTGTTCTCCAGCCGCTGCACACAAAGGCATGTCCTTCTGTACCTGAACCTCCATCTCCTGAGTAATAAACGGGACGGTTATTAATAAGTTCATTCTTTATCATTGTTTTCCATTGTGCATCTGTATAGTTGGTTTTATTTTTTAATTCAACAGAGGGCTGATAATTGAAGTAATTTATTAAAGCATCTGGAACAGTAGTACTATAAGCACCCGAACCACTTGAATTATAATCCATATTTACTGAAACTCCAACATGATAAATTAACTGTGCTATTGAAGAGTTTTTGGAACTTATACTGTTAAGCATAGCGCCCCATTTGTATTTTCAATTCCGAAATTAGCTTTACAAACCCATTTGTTTGTTTTTGTTGTATAAGTATGTAATCCCACACCTTGAGCTGGATAAGCATGATATTTCATAATTTGAGACATTGCGGTAGCAACACATCCTGCATAAGCATGTCCTCCAGGACCACTCGAAATAACATGACAGGAATCATTATAATATTTATCCTGATTCCATGTAGTTGTCAATAGATTATTAACATCCTGTATATCTTTTGCAGAACTCGCAAATACTTCGCCGGCAATTTCATTCCATTTTGCAATAGTTTGTTTGTTGCTCAGGTTATTGTTCACAATATATTTTATTTGTTTACTGTATGAACTCAGCCACCAATTAAGGTTCGGATTGTCATCATTTTCTTTTATTTCGCCGTTGCCCGATTCACCAAGAACGGGAATTGAAGCATCATCGGCGGCAATAATGACAAAGCCACCGGAACTGAAATTAAAAACATACATTGTAGTAATACCATCATACTTTATTTCATAAGAATTTGAAATTGAAAAGTTTAATGACCTGGAAGATTCATACTGCTTATAATAATTATAAGCAATTTTGCTTGCATAATCTTTTGATACGGGTTTTGCAAAAAGTATACTTCCGCCAAAAAATAGCATAAAAAGAAAAGTAAATTTTTTCATATGTAGTAGATTAAATTATTAATATAACATTAAGACAAAGAAAGAGTTCTATTTGGTTTCAAAAATTATAGAACTTTTTCTAAAAAAAATTCCAACAATTATTTGATAATTGTCAACTTCTTAGTTGCTATGTAATTCTGTGTTTCCAATCTATAGAAATAAATTCCACCATTTAATTGCGAGCCGTTAAAATTAAATTTATATTTCCCTTCAGATAGATTATCATCAACAATAGTTTTAATCAACTTTCCATTAATGTCATAAATGTTTAATTTGACGTTACCCTTTTCTTTATTATAAAATTCAATCGTAGTATATTTGCTAAAAGGATTAGGATAATTGGTTAATGAGCATTCACTGTGTATTTTTCCCTTTATACCTACTGTATTTGGAAATGTCCAAACAACATATATGCAAGCATCTCTTGTTTCATTTTCTCTTGATGGTGTCCAATCGGCGCCTAACAGTTCGTAATTTCTTCTTGAGAACGGACCTGAATCATCAAGAACAATTCTCATACCCGGTGTAGGCGTGAATTTAACAGCAAGTCCCTCGCCTTCATTTTGTAAAGTAACTCCGGATATAGGAAGAGAAAATCTCTGAAGAGTTCCGCTAGGTTGTGATTCGAAGGTAGTCAGGTCATAAGCTAATATAGCTGTTAATGGATTTAACGTGTCAATCACTCCTGCTGAGTCTATTTTATATAAACGAAAATAAGTATTCTTATCAGTAACTGAGGTCTCATTAGTGTTTCTTCCTGCAATAAATGCAATCGAATCTATTTGAACGGGATAGTATCCTGATGGAGGAATAAAATCTACTCCACCATTATCAAAGCCAAACAAGTAGAAAGTACTTCCTACTGGTCTGTTTCCCCAGCCAAAAGATTTTTTTACAATCAGTGTGTCATCCATTACAACATATTCTACAGTTAAACTATCGTTTCCGGCTTCAATATCACCGGTAGTTGTTTGCCTCATTCTTACTGTATATGTATTGAAATTTTGAGAAGGTGCTTTAGTAAAATTAAAAGGAGTAGCAAGTGTTTTAATTACTGATTCACCGGGAGGTATTGTATCTATTATTTCTTGCGGAATTGTTGTTACGCTTCCACCAACAGGCTGAACAGCTCCTTTAACTATTACACTTGAAGCGCCAATTGTTCCTACATTAGATATTTTTGCAGTAAGTTTTTTATTTCCGGAAAATATTGGATATCCTTTATTATCGGTTTTATTTATTCCTTCCAATGTAACATATTCAACTGTCAGGTCTTTAATCGAAGGGTGCTTATGAGTGTAATACCCTAAAATACACAAACCGGGTACAAATGTAGCTCCATTGTTAAAAATTGAGTCATGTCGAGCCAGTGGAGTATTATAATTCAACCATGCATATCCGATTGTTCCTGAAGAATTTTCACAACCTATTATCGGGTCTTTTTCCAAATCACTTCCCGAAGGCCATGTGAACGGCAGATAACTCTGGTATTGAAACTTGAAATTGCCATCTTTATAATAAATTGCCTGCATGGTTATTTTCCCGCTGTAACCTGGAGCAGCACTTTGCCAGTGAGGATAATCTTTCCAAGTAACTATAAATTTATTGGTGTCTACCTTGTAATAAATTTTAGCTCCTGTGGCAGATGAAGGTAGTAAATCTGCTTCAAGTGGTGCAATAAAATCGTTTGGTGCTTTAGTTGCTGGTATTGTTGGGAATGATGCCGATAAAGCTGAACCATCCTGAAAGTTAACATGTCCGTTATCACCTATCCAGATTTTATTGAATTTATGCTGGTCTCTGAAAAAAATATAATCTTGTCCTAAAGAAAATGGTCCTTTTACTCCATCATCAGTGAGTCCTGTAACTTCTGTTCCTGAACCATCAGTGATATCAATCCAATTATATGTCAATAATGGATATAGTGGAATTGAATCAGGGTCAAGTTTATTCGACATTAATTTATAAGCATCGTCAACAGGAGGAGGAATAAATTTTGGTTTGATTCCTATAACAATCATATTATTTGAATTAAAAGCATATCCTGCAGGATTTAAAGCACCTATAGCAAAATAATTATTTGGATTTCCGGACCAACCCCAGTTGAAATGAAATTTTTGGTCGCTGCTCCGATAGCCATCACAAACAAAAGCATGACCGCCTTCTGTATTATCAATTCCTGTATATAAAACAGGATGAGATGAGCTCAATTCATTTATTATTAATCCTTTCCAATCGTCGTCATTCGGATAATTAGATTTATCTTTAATTTCTGCTGTATTTGCATAATCGAAGTAATTCATTAAAGCATCCGGTATGCTTGAAGTTGTGGCTCCTGATGCTGATGGACCATAGCCCATTTCAACAGCAACCCCGCAATGATAAAGTAAAGTGGCAACTGCTGAATTAACTGAAGTAATGCTAGGAGTCATTGCGCCCCAGTTATATGTTGTATTACCAAAGTTAGCGCTCAATGTACCATAAGTACTATGAACATAAGAGTGGTAACCTACACCTTTTGTGGGATAGTTATAATACTTCATCACTTGTCCCATTGCAGTGGCAACGCAACCTGTTAAACAACGACCATCTGGACCTCCCGCATCAACAGGACAAGAGTCATTATAATAATTACCTTGGTCCCAAGTCGTAGTTAATAACTGATTAACATCTCTGGTATTTTTTGCAGGAGCCGGAAAAACTTCATTAGCAATATTATTCCATTCTTTGACAGTTGCTTTATTACTTATATTATTTTTAGTGATGTAAATTATTTCCCTACTATAACAACTAAGCCACCAGTTAAGATTCAGATTGTCACAATTTTCTTTAATTTCACCGGTACTTGATGTACCTAATACCGGAATAGAAGCATCATCGGCGGCAACAATTACAAAACCACCAGAACTGAAATTAAAAACATACATTGTAGTTTTACCATCATATTTTATTTCATAAGAATTTGAAATTGAAAAGTTTAATGTTCTGGAAGCTTCATATTGTTTATAATAATTATAAGCGATTCTGCTTGCATAATCCTTTGATATGGGTTTTGCAAAAGCAATACTTACGCTAAATAAAAGTGCAGTTAGTAAAATTACTTTTCTCATAATTTAAAAATTTAGTTGTTAGATTTTAGGTAGTTAAAAAAAAGAGTTCCGCTAATATAATATACAGAACCCCTTTTTTGCAAATTTTTTAATTAAAAATTATTTCATCAAAGAAACTTTTTTTGTAATAGTTTCGGTATTTGTTGAAATTTTCACAAAATAAAGTCCTGATTGTTCATTAGAAATATCTACTTGGAAAGTCCTGCTTGCTGATAAATCAATTATTTTATTAAAAACTAATTTTCCAAGCATGTCATAAATTTCAACTACTGGTTTTTCGTTTGTTAAATTGTTGAAATAAACATTATAAATTCCGATAGATGGGTTTGGATAAATATTTACAGAGATTTCTTTATTTTTATTTTGTTCATTTATTTTGGTGAAGAAGCTATAATCCCATTTAAATATACCGCCATCTGTAGGGCTTGCATTAAAACTTCCCGCCCATCCGGTATTAATATCATACATTCTGACATAATTATATTGAACGGTTGCTCCTGTATCAATGTCGATAAAAGATGAGCAGTCATTATTGCTATATGACGAGCCAAGATGCATTCCGTGTATACTGTCATTTCCAACACTTACCCACATGTTTGATGTTCCCGGAACAAAATCAATATATTTTTTTGTAAAAGCCCCGGTTGGTGTGAAATCAGCCCAATGCGCACCTCCATCAGTAGTTTTTTGCATTGTAAAAGCATTAGGACTGGAAGTACTATTATTAGAGCCATAATAATTTATAGCAAAACCAATATTGTTATCTTTAAATCTGACATCTGTTTGTCCAAGGTTAGTATGTAGCGTAGTTGAAACTGACCAGTGATATCCCTTGTCGGTTGATTTATAAACCCTACCTTTGTTAGTTCCAAACCAAATAGTATTTCCAAATGTATCATATAAATTTGTAGTTGCGACTTCTCCGCTTTGAGCAGCAGGAATATTAGCATTTGAAACTCTTGTCCAATTGGTACCTCCGTTAGTTGTTGTAAAAAATACAAATTGATTAGATGAGTTAGCATCTCCCACACAAAGACCATTGTAGCCCGCAGCGTCAAAAAAAGTAACGAAATCCGACCAACTGCTTGGAGTTAAAAAATCAGCAGTTGATTGAACTGCCCAACTTGTACCTCCATTTGTTGTTTTTACTATTGCCCCGCCATATGTTGCTGA
The genomic region above belongs to Bacteroidales bacterium and contains:
- a CDS encoding response regulator transcription factor, with amino-acid sequence MKENNYKILLAEDDTNLGNLLREYLDAKGFKTTLCVNGDEAFVKYKKESFDLCLLDIMMPIKDGFTLAKEIRRTDKRIPIIFLTAKSMKQDAIEGFQLGADDYITKPFSMEELQLRIQAVLKRSYPFEEKIIPKNIYDIGKYNFNYNTQILKADETQMKLTSKESELLKLLCDNMNQVVERNYALNMVWGNDSYFNARSMDVYIAKLRKYLREDNTVELMNIHGKGFKLIRVCP
- a CDS encoding C10 family peptidase, translated to MLNSISSKNSSIAQLIYHVGVSVNMDYNSSGSGAYSTTVPDALINYFNYQPSVELKNKTNYTDAQWKTMIKNELINNRPVYYSGDGGSGTEGHAFVCSGWRTNDDAFWFNWGWSSSSDGYFLIGGLNPNSYNFNSDNSIIIRIKPKNNAPIANFKASSYTPVAGGSVNFTDQSTNAPTGWTWTFEGGNPATSNSQSPVGITFATNGKKLVTLMVSNVTGNDVKYALINVGGTPSAWIKQTSGFTFTRGAKYISIVDPQTIWVTMFNGVDATAPCYDYMKTTDGGTTWTTGTIPSSSFPDGFGLANIYAINGQIAWATINPGSATGGYILKTTDGGANWAKQTTAPFTGSWADFTYFFNATDGVSVGDPTTTPNAYMIYTTTNGGTNWTQVSTSTSVIPAPSSGEAALEGYYDVAGNTIWFGTTLGRVYKSTNKGLNWSVANTGLVASICPLFKDANKGIAIQYPDANGNPYALNKTTNGGATWAALSPTGAFTKNNIDYVPGTASTWVSTSSDNTAGAHIGSSYSADDGASFINIDTGSVQYTCVKFYDINTGWAGGYNNGPYEGGIYKWDNSIISQILEQAKTSVYSVDVFPNPSNGIYNVRFNGTITGKSIIEVYDMLGNMVLNEEINIASGGTYQLDMINKQSGLYSVNITTGNQHFTNKISLIK
- a CDS encoding Spi family protease inhibitor: MKKFTFLFMLFFGGSILFAKPVSKDYASKIAYNYYKQYESSRSLNFSISNSYEIKYDGITTMYVFNFSSGGFVIIAADDASIPVLGESGNGEIKENDDNPNLNWWLSSYSKQIKYIVNNNLSNKQTIAKWNEIAGEVFASSAKDIQDVNNLLTTTWNQDKYYNDSCHVISSGPGGHAYAGCVATAMSQIMKYHAYPAQGVGLHTYTTKTNKWVCKANFGIENTNGALCLTV
- a CDS encoding thiol protease/hemagglutinin PrtT: MRKVILLTALLFSVSIAFAKPISKDYASRIAYNYYKQYEASRTLNFSISNSYEIKYDGKTTMYVFNFSSGGFVIVAADDASIPVLGTSSTGEIKENCDNLNLNWWLSCYSREIIYITKNNISNKATVKEWNNIANEVFPAPAKNTRDVNQLLTTTWDQGNYYNDSCPVDAGGPDGRCLTGCVATAMGQVMKYYNYPTKGVGYHSYVHSTYGTLSANFGNTTYNWGAMTPSITSVNSAVATLLYHCGVAVEMGYGPSASGATTSSIPDALMNYFDYANTAEIKDKSNYPNDDDWKGLIINELSSSHPVLYTGIDNTEGGHAFVCDGYRSSDQKFHFNWGWSGNPNNYFAIGALNPAGYAFNSNNMIVIGIKPKFIPPPVDDAYKLMSNKLDPDSIPLYPLLTYNWIDITDGSGTEVTGLTDDGVKGPFSLGQDYIFFRDQHKFNKIWIGDNGHVNFQDGSALSASFPTIPATKAPNDFIAPLEADLLPSSATGAKIYYKVDTNKFIVTWKDYPHWQSAAPGYSGKITMQAIYYKDGNFKFQYQSYLPFTWPSGSDLEKDPIIGCENSSGTIGYAWLNYNTPLARHDSIFNNGATFVPGLCILGYYTHKHPSIKDLTVEYVTLEGINKTDNKGYPIFSGNKKLTAKISNVGTIGASSVIVKGAVQPVGGSVTTIPQEIIDTIPPGESVIKTLATPFNFTKAPSQNFNTYTVRMRQTTTGDIEAGNDSLTVEYVVMDDTLIVKKSFGWGNRPVGSTFYLFGFDNGGVDFIPPSGYYPVQIDSIAFIAGRNTNETSVTDKNTYFRLYKIDSAGVIDTLNPLTAILAYDLTTFESQPSGTLQRFSLPISGVTLQNEGEGLAVKFTPTPGMRIVLDDSGPFSRRNYELLGADWTPSRENETRDACIYVVWTFPNTVGIKGKIHSECSLTNYPNPFSKYTTIEFYNKEKGNVKLNIYDINGKLIKTIVDDNLSEGKYKFNFNGSQLNGGIYFYRLETQNYIATKKLTIIK